Proteins encoded together in one Deltaproteobacteria bacterium window:
- a CDS encoding diacylglycerol kinase family lipid kinase: MSRTLLVVNPASRAGATERRFAGIERELRAALGDYDLAWTKGPRDAVRIAREAATAGYARLLVGGGDGTASEITTGLLAADAGADVTLGFLPLGTGGDLLRTLGVPRALGGALEILRAGKTREIDAGRLEYTDDHGARAQTYFANETSAGLAGLVAQLVTRATKSLGPTGSFLLGTLRGIARFAPLEARVRVDGALAHEGPLVLATASNGRYFGAGMMAAPNASLDDGLFHSVIIPGMPKPELLVRLPSLYAGKHLSAPGVRELRGRVVELEPLAREAHRFECDGEPLGSAPLRAEIVPRALRVIAP, translated from the coding sequence TTGTCCCGCACCCTGCTCGTCGTGAACCCCGCCTCGCGCGCTGGCGCGACGGAGCGGCGCTTTGCGGGGATCGAGCGCGAGCTGCGCGCGGCGCTCGGCGACTACGACCTCGCGTGGACGAAGGGGCCGCGCGACGCGGTGCGCATCGCGCGCGAGGCGGCGACCGCGGGCTACGCGCGGCTGCTCGTGGGCGGCGGCGACGGCACCGCGAGCGAGATCACGACGGGCCTGCTCGCTGCCGACGCCGGCGCGGACGTGACGCTCGGCTTCCTGCCGCTCGGCACGGGCGGCGACTTGTTACGGACGCTCGGCGTGCCGCGCGCGCTCGGCGGCGCGCTCGAGATTCTGCGCGCGGGCAAGACGCGCGAGATCGACGCGGGCCGGCTCGAGTACACGGACGACCACGGCGCGCGCGCGCAGACGTACTTCGCGAACGAAACCAGCGCCGGGCTCGCCGGCCTCGTGGCGCAGCTGGTGACGCGCGCGACGAAGTCACTCGGGCCGACGGGCAGCTTCTTGTTGGGGACGCTGCGCGGCATCGCGCGCTTCGCTCCGCTCGAAGCGCGCGTGCGCGTCGACGGTGCGCTCGCGCACGAAGGCCCGCTCGTGCTCGCGACCGCTTCGAACGGCCGCTACTTCGGCGCCGGCATGATGGCCGCGCCGAACGCATCGCTCGACGACGGACTCTTTCACAGCGTGATCATTCCCGGCATGCCGAAGCCGGAGCTGCTCGTTCGCCTCCCGTCGCTGTACGCGGGCAAGCACCTGAGTGCGCCGGGCGTGCGCGAGCTGCGCGGGCGCGTCGTCGAGTTGGAGCCGCTCGCGCGCGAGGCGCACCGTTTCGAGTGCGACGGCGAGCCGCTCGGCTCGGCGCCGCTGCGCGCCGAGATCGTGCCGCGCGCGCTGCGAGTGATCGCTCCGTGA
- a CDS encoding alpha/beta hydrolase → MARDADVIGPSSSFYVSQRLRMHYVDWGNESAPPLLLIHGGKDHARNWDWVARELRSEFHVIAPDLRGHGDSAWAIGGSYAISEFVFDIIQLVDALHLAPLTIIGHSLGGAISLHYTGLYPQNVKKLVAIEGLGPSPELEEKLEAPPASARYREWIKSQKEIARRQPRRYASIDDAAKRMQDENEFLSPEQARHLTVHGVARNEDGTFSWKFDPYVRSFAPVRFRGADVRSLWERVTCPTLLVRGEDSWASDPMKDGRIASFKNARLANVPKAGHWVHHDQLDVFLREVRKFLAE, encoded by the coding sequence ATGGCGCGCGACGCGGACGTGATCGGACCCAGCTCGAGCTTCTACGTGTCGCAGCGGCTGCGCATGCACTACGTGGACTGGGGCAACGAGTCGGCGCCGCCACTGCTGCTGATCCACGGCGGCAAGGATCACGCGCGCAACTGGGACTGGGTGGCGCGCGAGCTGCGCAGCGAGTTTCACGTGATCGCGCCCGATCTGCGTGGCCACGGCGACTCCGCGTGGGCGATCGGCGGCTCCTACGCGATCAGCGAGTTCGTCTTCGACATCATTCAGCTCGTGGACGCGCTGCATCTCGCGCCGCTCACCATCATCGGCCACTCATTAGGGGGCGCGATCTCGCTCCACTACACCGGGCTCTATCCGCAGAACGTGAAGAAGCTCGTCGCGATCGAGGGTCTCGGTCCCTCGCCCGAGCTCGAGGAGAAGCTCGAAGCGCCGCCGGCCTCCGCGCGTTACCGCGAGTGGATCAAGTCGCAGAAGGAGATCGCGCGCCGGCAGCCGCGCCGCTACGCGTCGATCGACGACGCCGCGAAGCGCATGCAAGACGAGAACGAGTTCCTCTCGCCCGAGCAGGCGCGCCACCTCACCGTGCACGGCGTCGCGCGCAACGAAGACGGCACGTTCAGCTGGAAGTTCGATCCGTACGTGCGCAGCTTCGCGCCCGTGCGCTTCCGCGGCGCAGACGTGCGCTCGCTCTGGGAGCGCGTCACGTGCCCGACGCTGCTCGTGCGCGGCGAGGACAGCTGGGCGAGCGATCCGATGAAGGACGGCCGCATTGCGTCGTTCAAGAACGCGCGGCTCGCGAACGTGCCGAAGGCCGGGCACTGGGTGCATCACGATCAGCTGGACGTGTTCCTCCGCGAGGTGCGGAAGTTCCTCGCGGAGTGA
- a CDS encoding TraB/GumN family protein has protein sequence MRLHAALCALLALASAPARAQEAPAEDASSAPVEEIQILGERPGPQLWKITNGEHTLWLLGLLQPLPKRMQWKSGAVEQVLDESQEVIASGAAVGARIGPIKLYRLYRQWRGLRVNPNEQTLADVLPPPLYARFETLRVKYAPRDRDMAELRPIFAAGALFQAAVDRVGLTTENDVHDRVEKLAKKRDLPIRQVKLMLENPSDTLGALGDIPLAQEIACLETTIARLETDVDAMRVRATAWADGDIDAFKAAAYPDQQQACWNAIGSAGEIKPLIEQAQRDWLAFFDAALASSKVSLAMQSMDRVLAPDGVLAHARSQGYEVRGPE, from the coding sequence ATGAGATTGCACGCTGCGCTCTGCGCCCTGCTCGCTCTCGCTTCAGCGCCCGCGCGCGCGCAGGAGGCGCCCGCGGAGGACGCGAGCAGCGCGCCCGTCGAGGAGATCCAGATCCTCGGCGAGCGCCCCGGTCCGCAGCTCTGGAAGATCACGAACGGCGAGCACACGCTTTGGTTGTTAGGGCTGTTGCAGCCCTTGCCGAAGCGCATGCAGTGGAAGTCCGGCGCGGTGGAGCAGGTGCTCGACGAGTCCCAGGAAGTGATCGCGTCGGGCGCCGCTGTGGGTGCGCGCATCGGACCGATCAAGCTCTATCGGCTGTATCGCCAATGGCGCGGCCTCCGCGTGAACCCGAACGAGCAGACGCTCGCCGACGTGCTGCCGCCGCCGCTCTACGCGCGCTTCGAGACGCTGCGCGTGAAGTACGCGCCGCGCGATCGCGACATGGCGGAGCTGCGGCCGATCTTCGCGGCGGGCGCGCTGTTCCAAGCCGCGGTCGATCGCGTCGGCCTCACGACCGAGAACGACGTCCACGACCGCGTCGAGAAGCTCGCGAAGAAGCGCGATCTCCCGATCCGCCAGGTGAAGCTGATGCTGGAGAACCCGAGCGACACGCTCGGTGCGCTGGGCGACATCCCGCTCGCGCAAGAGATCGCGTGCCTCGAGACGACGATCGCGCGCCTCGAGACCGACGTGGACGCGATGCGCGTGCGCGCGACGGCGTGGGCCGACGGCGACATCGACGCTTTCAAGGCCGCGGCGTACCCGGATCAGCAGCAGGCGTGCTGGAACGCGATCGGCAGCGCGGGCGAGATCAAGCCGCTGATCGAGCAGGCGCAGCGCGACTGGCTCGCGTTCTTCGACGCCGCGCTCGCGAGCAGCAAGGTGTCGCTCGCGATGCAGTCGATGGACCGCGTGCTCGCGCCCGACGGCGTGCTCGCGCATGCGCGCAGCCAGGGATACGAGGTGCGCGGGCCGGAGTAG
- a CDS encoding cold shock domain-containing protein: protein MTDLTVPVALFLSEFAIGAYSQRRSGGAPGGPRRGKPPAKAPTAPAGPKSRGKIKKMVRDRGFGFIRGEDGKEVFFHRSGMNGSEYDGMSEGQTVEYVIQEGPRGARAEFVKAVTEGA from the coding sequence ATGACCGACCTGACCGTGCCCGTCGCGCTGTTCCTCAGTGAGTTCGCGATCGGCGCCTACTCGCAGCGCCGCAGCGGCGGCGCCCCCGGCGGCCCGCGCCGCGGCAAGCCTCCCGCGAAGGCGCCGACCGCGCCCGCCGGCCCGAAATCGCGCGGCAAGATCAAGAAGATGGTGCGCGACCGCGGTTTCGGCTTCATCCGCGGCGAAGACGGCAAGGAAGTCTTCTTCCACCGCAGCGGCATGAACGGCAGCGAGTACGACGGCATGAGCGAAGGCCAGACCGTCGAGTACGTGATCCAGGAAGGCCCGCGCGGCGCGAGGGCGGAGTTCGTGAAGGCGGTGACCGAAGGGGCGTGA
- a CDS encoding DUF1287 domain-containing protein encodes MRARRAAAALCAALVTGLALAAAADATFGQRLAAAAVAQVGVTLHYDPAYTKLAYPNGDVPLERGVCSDVVIRALRRQGVDLQRLVHEDMRAHFASYPKNWGLRSTDRSIDHRRVLNLQTYFARRGFSLPITKNARDYATGDIVAYTLPGNLPHIGIVAAQRSADGARPLLVHNIGAGTQIEDRLFEFAIVGHYRCK; translated from the coding sequence GTGCGCGCGCGCCGCGCCGCCGCTGCGCTGTGCGCCGCACTCGTCACGGGACTCGCGCTCGCCGCCGCCGCCGACGCCACGTTCGGGCAGCGCCTCGCCGCGGCGGCAGTCGCGCAGGTCGGCGTCACGCTGCACTACGACCCGGCCTACACGAAGCTCGCGTACCCGAACGGCGACGTTCCGCTCGAACGCGGCGTGTGCAGCGATGTCGTGATCCGCGCGCTGCGCAGGCAAGGCGTGGACCTGCAGCGCCTCGTGCACGAGGACATGCGCGCGCACTTCGCGTCGTATCCGAAGAACTGGGGCCTGCGGAGCACGGACCGCAGCATCGACCACCGCCGCGTGCTCAACCTGCAGACTTACTTCGCACGCCGCGGCTTCTCGCTGCCGATCACGAAGAACGCGCGAGACTACGCGACGGGCGACATCGTCGCGTACACGCTGCCGGGAAATCTCCCGCACATCGGCATCGTCGCCGCGCAGCGCAGCGCCGACGGCGCGCGTCCGCTGCTCGTCCACAACATCGGCGCCGGGACGCAGATCGAAGATCGCCTCTTCGAATTCGCGATCGTCGGGCACTACCGCTGTAAGTAG
- the corA gene encoding magnesium/cobalt transporter CorA, which yields MPPAVAKHNTPPPGSAPGTLAIPADAAPTRIHVFEYTTGVLRERDVEDPQDLRMYVKPETTVWVDVQGFRDEDKLWAIAEVFALHPLVLEDATNVPQRAKSEVHAHEHVIVCRVPVLTEGGGVETPQVCIILGRGWLITMQDHRRGFFDPVRAQIRDGIEEIRGHGADYLAYALIDAVVDRYFPVVQQLAEQLEDLEAEVVERASSTQLPRIQQVRRALTVIRRVGWPQREALGELAREPSAFVSDAARVYLRDAEQHIRQIVELADSSRELAGLATEIYLSQVGHRTNEVMKVLTLVSSIFIPLTFIVGIYGMNFDYMPELHAKLGYPVVMLFMGAVAVGLILWFRRRGWWD from the coding sequence ATGCCGCCCGCGGTGGCGAAGCACAACACGCCGCCGCCTGGCTCCGCGCCGGGCACGCTCGCGATTCCTGCGGATGCGGCGCCCACGCGCATCCACGTCTTCGAGTACACGACGGGCGTTCTGCGCGAGCGCGACGTGGAGGATCCGCAGGATCTGCGGATGTACGTGAAGCCCGAGACCACGGTGTGGGTCGACGTTCAGGGCTTTCGCGACGAGGACAAGCTGTGGGCGATCGCGGAAGTCTTCGCGCTTCACCCGCTCGTGCTCGAAGACGCGACGAACGTGCCGCAGCGCGCGAAGTCCGAGGTGCACGCACACGAGCACGTGATCGTGTGCCGCGTGCCGGTGCTCACGGAGGGCGGCGGCGTCGAGACGCCGCAGGTGTGCATCATTCTCGGCCGCGGCTGGCTGATCACGATGCAAGACCATCGGCGCGGCTTCTTCGATCCCGTGCGCGCCCAGATTCGCGATGGCATCGAGGAGATTCGCGGCCACGGCGCGGACTACCTGGCGTACGCGCTGATCGACGCGGTCGTGGACCGCTACTTCCCCGTCGTGCAGCAGCTCGCGGAGCAGCTCGAAGATCTCGAGGCGGAGGTGGTGGAGCGCGCGTCGAGCACGCAGCTGCCGCGCATTCAGCAGGTGCGGCGCGCGCTCACGGTGATCCGGCGCGTGGGCTGGCCGCAGCGCGAGGCGTTAGGGGAGCTCGCGCGCGAGCCCTCGGCCTTCGTGAGCGACGCCGCGCGCGTGTACCTCCGCGACGCCGAGCAGCACATCCGCCAGATCGTCGAGCTCGCGGACTCCTCGCGCGAGCTCGCCGGCCTCGCGACCGAGATCTATCTCTCGCAGGTGGGCCATCGCACGAACGAAGTGATGAAGGTGCTGACGCTCGTGTCGAGCATCTTCATCCCGCTCACGTTCATCGTCGGCATCTACGGCATGAACTTCGACTACATGCCCGAGCTTCACGCGAAGCTCGGCTACCCCGTCGTGATGCTGTTCATGGGCGCCGTCGCGGTCGGCCTGATCCTCTGGTTCCGTCGCCGCGGCTGGTGGGATTGA
- a CDS encoding NAD+ synthase — MRIALAQINPTVGDLAGNRKLIEEAAARASAERADLVVLPELALTGYPPLDLVERDGFVRDQLRELEALAAASRGVAIALGAVLPVPQRDGKKLANAAVLLAGGKQAFAQAKTHLPTYDVFDEKRYFAPAEERELAALPSGARVGLTVCEDGWVDRVGYSKDPTGELSRKGAQLVANLSASPWHAGKPAELRRIFCELAAKRSVPIAFCNQVGGNDELIFHGGSFVADARGRVLAQLPLFEPAFAVVDLDTQAATAPEAVREPEPVAQLERALVLGIHDYFRKQGLPPGAVIGLSGGIDSALTAHLAVEALGRDKVTGVAMPGPFSSDHSIEDAYALAKNLGITIRTVDIKPIYESYRRVFAELFGAKDNYGLAQQNIQSRIRGATLMAVSNAENRLVLATGNKSELSMGYCTLYGDTVGGIAVIGDVYKRDIYALARHANREREVIPWRTIEKPPSAELAPNQKDSDDLPEYGVLDAVLEQAIEGERAAALITPPPGATRETVAGIVRRVDRNEYKRRQAPLVLRVSPKAFGSGRKLPIVHRYQL; from the coding sequence ATGCGCATCGCGCTTGCACAAATCAATCCCACCGTTGGCGACCTCGCGGGCAATCGCAAGCTGATCGAGGAGGCCGCTGCGCGCGCGAGCGCCGAGCGCGCGGATCTCGTCGTGCTGCCCGAGCTCGCGCTGACGGGCTATCCGCCGCTCGATCTCGTCGAGCGCGACGGCTTCGTGCGCGATCAGCTGCGCGAGCTCGAGGCGCTCGCGGCGGCGTCGCGCGGCGTCGCGATCGCACTCGGCGCGGTGCTGCCCGTGCCGCAGCGCGACGGGAAGAAGCTCGCGAACGCGGCGGTGTTGCTCGCCGGCGGGAAGCAAGCGTTCGCGCAGGCGAAGACCCATCTGCCGACGTACGACGTGTTCGACGAGAAGCGCTACTTCGCGCCGGCCGAGGAGCGCGAGCTTGCGGCGCTACCGAGCGGCGCGCGCGTCGGCCTGACAGTTTGCGAAGACGGCTGGGTGGATCGCGTCGGCTACAGCAAGGATCCCACCGGCGAGCTCTCACGAAAGGGCGCGCAGCTCGTCGCGAACCTCAGCGCCTCGCCGTGGCACGCGGGCAAGCCGGCGGAGCTGCGCCGCATCTTCTGCGAACTCGCCGCGAAGCGCAGCGTGCCGATCGCGTTCTGCAACCAAGTGGGCGGCAACGACGAGCTGATCTTCCACGGCGGCTCGTTCGTTGCAGACGCGCGTGGCCGCGTGCTCGCGCAGCTCCCGCTCTTCGAGCCCGCCTTCGCGGTCGTCGACCTCGACACGCAGGCGGCGACGGCGCCAGAAGCGGTGCGCGAGCCCGAGCCCGTCGCCCAGCTCGAGCGCGCGCTCGTGCTCGGCATCCACGACTACTTCCGCAAACAAGGCCTCCCGCCCGGCGCCGTGATCGGCCTCAGCGGCGGCATCGACTCCGCGCTGACGGCGCACCTCGCCGTCGAGGCATTGGGGCGCGACAAAGTCACCGGCGTCGCGATGCCGGGACCGTTCAGCTCCGATCACTCGATCGAAGACGCCTACGCGCTCGCGAAGAACCTCGGCATCACGATTCGCACGGTCGACATCAAGCCGATCTACGAGAGCTATCGGCGCGTGTTCGCGGAGCTGTTCGGCGCGAAGGACAACTACGGCCTCGCGCAGCAGAACATCCAGTCGCGCATCCGCGGCGCGACGCTGATGGCCGTCTCCAACGCCGAGAACCGCCTCGTGCTCGCGACCGGCAACAAGAGCGAGCTGTCGATGGGCTACTGCACGCTCTACGGCGACACCGTCGGCGGCATCGCGGTGATCGGCGACGTCTACAAGCGCGACATCTACGCGCTCGCGCGGCACGCGAATCGCGAACGCGAAGTGATCCCGTGGCGCACGATCGAGAAGCCGCCGAGCGCCGAGCTCGCGCCGAATCAGAAGGACAGCGACGACCTGCCCGAGTACGGCGTGCTCGACGCGGTGCTCGAGCAAGCGATCGAAGGCGAGCGCGCAGCGGCCCTAATCACTCCGCCGCCCGGCGCCACGCGCGAGACCGTGGCCGGCATCGTGCGCCGCGTCGACCGCAACGAGTACAAGCGCCGCCAAGCGCCGCTCGTGCTGCGCGTCTCGCCGAAGGCTTTCGGCAGCGGGAGGAAGCTGCCGATCGTGCATCGCTATCAGCTGTAG
- a CDS encoding transporter substrate-binding domain-containing protein — MNTSRRSQRSLARFAFLLFLTLAAAAFAQPKPLRIGVTGDYPPLVARTGDGDYVGFDADVARAFAEQRGYALEWVPVTWPELAAALAAGRFDVAMTGVTVRADRSVAGRFTVPVAESGAAVLVRDAALASEAALAAPGVALTVNAGGHLERVARARFPGAAITALPDNSAVRDAFASGAASAVVTDTLEAPRWRSAVPSAQLVGPLTRDVKAYWLPADRAALASELDAWLLAREADGTLARLRAQWLGADAAQRRPALPALALVAVLAERLALQPHVAEAKRASGAPVFAPEREAQLLDSAIAATQAAARAAQRPAPTRAALAKFFTTLFEVSRSIQTTVLAQPAPEAAPAFDLDTQLRPALTRQTERVAALLPLLPMGLSQSALAEELAARTSDVAGLSDEARAQLAAALAELAAARRAH, encoded by the coding sequence GTGAACACATCGCGGCGTTCGCAGCGCAGCCTCGCGCGCTTCGCCTTCCTGCTCTTCCTCACGCTCGCGGCGGCCGCCTTCGCGCAGCCGAAGCCCCTTCGCATCGGAGTCACGGGCGATTACCCGCCGCTCGTCGCGCGCACGGGCGATGGCGACTACGTCGGCTTCGACGCGGACGTGGCGCGCGCGTTCGCGGAGCAGCGCGGCTACGCGCTCGAGTGGGTGCCGGTGACGTGGCCCGAGCTCGCGGCGGCGCTTGCGGCCGGGCGCTTCGATGTCGCGATGACCGGCGTGACGGTGCGCGCGGATCGCTCGGTCGCGGGGCGCTTCACGGTGCCCGTCGCGGAGTCGGGCGCTGCGGTGCTGGTGCGCGACGCCGCGCTCGCGAGCGAGGCCGCGCTCGCCGCGCCCGGCGTCGCGCTCACGGTGAACGCGGGCGGGCATCTCGAGCGCGTCGCACGCGCGCGCTTCCCGGGCGCCGCGATCACCGCGCTCCCTGACAACTCGGCGGTGCGCGATGCGTTCGCCTCCGGCGCGGCGAGCGCAGTGGTCACGGACACGCTCGAAGCGCCGCGCTGGCGCAGCGCAGTGCCCAGCGCGCAGCTCGTCGGCCCGCTCACGCGCGACGTGAAGGCCTACTGGTTGCCTGCCGACCGCGCGGCGCTCGCGAGCGAGCTCGACGCGTGGCTGCTCGCGCGCGAGGCCGACGGCACGCTCGCGCGACTGCGCGCGCAGTGGCTCGGCGCGGACGCGGCGCAGCGGCGCCCCGCGCTGCCCGCGCTCGCGCTCGTCGCGGTGCTCGCGGAGCGCCTCGCGCTGCAGCCGCACGTCGCAGAGGCCAAGCGCGCGAGCGGTGCGCCCGTGTTCGCGCCCGAACGCGAGGCGCAGCTGCTCGATTCCGCGATCGCGGCGACACAGGCGGCGGCTCGCGCGGCGCAGCGTCCAGCGCCCACACGCGCGGCCCTCGCGAAGTTCTTCACCACGCTGTTCGAAGTGAGCCGCAGCATCCAGACCACCGTGCTCGCGCAGCCGGCGCCCGAGGCGGCGCCCGCGTTCGACCTCGATACCCAGCTTCGCCCCGCGCTCACGCGCCAGACCGAGCGCGTCGCGGCGCTGTTGCCGCTGCTCCCGATGGGGCTCAGTCAGAGCGCGCTCGCCGAGGAGCTCGCCGCGCGCACCAGCGACGTCGCCGGCCTCAGCGATGAAGCGCGCGCACAGCTCGCGGCCGCGCTGGCAGAGCTCGCCGCCGCGCGGCGCGCCCATTAG
- a CDS encoding HAD family hydrolase, with translation MATRAVFFDLGGTLFSYRATRPHFDRVLEGLAREHGIAEPAGELRRVYREAMARADAVHNPRPYYLHRDMFRDAYLGFLRSYGLTARDSEALYEGQSRVGAEHISLRAGVRETLAALRARGLHLGIVSNIDQDQFDAIWARLDIAHLFDATTTSEEARSCKPDPGIYRVALRKAPGITAREVLFVGDSPPHDFAGAKPLGMRTAWIQEREAEPAESMRPDHVIREIPELLGLV, from the coding sequence TTGGCGACGCGCGCGGTGTTCTTCGATCTCGGCGGGACGCTGTTCAGCTACCGCGCGACGCGCCCGCACTTCGACCGCGTGCTCGAGGGGCTCGCCCGCGAGCACGGCATCGCGGAGCCCGCAGGCGAGCTGCGCCGCGTCTACCGCGAGGCGATGGCGCGCGCGGACGCAGTGCACAACCCGCGGCCCTACTACCTGCACCGCGACATGTTCCGCGACGCGTACCTCGGCTTTCTGCGCAGCTACGGCCTCACCGCGCGCGACAGCGAGGCGCTCTACGAGGGGCAGAGCCGCGTCGGCGCGGAGCACATCTCGCTGCGCGCCGGCGTGCGCGAGACGCTCGCCGCGCTGCGAGCGCGGGGGCTCCACCTCGGCATCGTGAGCAACATCGATCAAGACCAGTTCGACGCGATCTGGGCGCGCCTCGACATCGCGCACCTCTTCGACGCCACGACCACGAGCGAGGAAGCGCGCTCGTGCAAGCCCGACCCGGGCATCTACCGCGTGGCGCTGCGCAAAGCGCCAGGCATCACCGCGCGCGAGGTGCTGTTCGTCGGCGACTCGCCGCCGCACGACTTCGCGGGCGCGAAACCGCTCGGCATGCGCACGGCCTGGATCCAAGAGCGCGAGGCAGAGCCCGCGGAATCGATGCGCCCGGATCACGTGATCCGCGAGATCCCCGAGCTGCTGGGGCTGGTGTGA
- a CDS encoding aconitate hydratase, with translation MPAIETTPDLVKRTYATVEKNLAIVRKRLGRPLTYAEKVLLGHLAHPETQELDAGKSYLELNPDRVAMQDATAQMAILQFISSGRAETAVPSTVHCDHLIQAYQGAAKDMATSNVTNREVFDFLRTASARYGIGFWGPGAGIIHQVVLEKYAYPGGMMIGTDSHTPNAGGLGMFACGVGGADAVDVMAGFPWEVLYPRLVGVRLTGALNGWVAPKDVILKVCALLTVKGGTNRVVEYFGPGTASLSCTGKGTITNMGAELGATTSIFPYDERMAIYLKSTAREELADLATRHAELLRSDPEVERSPEKFYDEVIEIDLSKLEPHIVGPHTPDLARAISQMGADVAKNGYPAQLSSALIGSCTNSSYEDLSRAADVARQAAARGVKSKCTLWVSPGSEQIHLTIKRDGQMTELEEIGATVLANACGPCIGQWKRDDVAKGEANSILTSFNRNFPARNDSNPGTLAFIGSPEIVVAYALAGTLAFDPQKDELTASDGTKFKLKAPAPAPEIPSRGFVMSFEGYQAPPADRSGVNVAVAKDSERLALLEPFAPWDGKDLVDMPVLMKAKGKCTTDHISAAGPWLRFRGHLDRISDNLFIGAINAFTGKTGEGVNVLTGATAAYPAVARDYKARGLKWIAIGDENYGEGSSREHAAMEPRHLGAGAVLVRSFARIHETNLKKQGLLPLTFANPKDYEKIQERDRISISGLTTFTPGVPLKVTVKHADGTTDTFDAKHTFSAEQIAWFKAGSALNILRKGK, from the coding sequence ATGCCCGCGATCGAGACGACTCCGGACCTCGTGAAGCGCACCTACGCGACCGTCGAGAAGAACCTCGCGATCGTGCGGAAGCGCCTCGGCCGGCCCCTCACGTACGCGGAGAAGGTGCTGCTCGGGCACCTCGCGCACCCGGAGACGCAGGAGCTCGATGCGGGCAAGTCGTACCTCGAGCTGAATCCCGACCGCGTCGCGATGCAGGATGCGACGGCGCAGATGGCGATCCTGCAGTTCATCTCGTCGGGCCGCGCCGAGACCGCGGTGCCGTCGACCGTGCACTGCGATCACCTGATCCAGGCGTATCAGGGCGCGGCCAAGGACATGGCGACGTCCAACGTCACCAACCGCGAGGTGTTCGACTTCTTGCGCACGGCGTCTGCGCGCTACGGCATCGGCTTCTGGGGGCCCGGCGCCGGCATCATCCATCAGGTCGTGCTCGAGAAGTACGCGTACCCCGGCGGCATGATGATCGGCACCGACTCGCACACGCCGAACGCGGGCGGGCTCGGCATGTTCGCGTGCGGCGTCGGCGGCGCGGACGCGGTCGACGTGATGGCGGGCTTCCCGTGGGAGGTGCTCTACCCGCGCCTCGTGGGCGTGCGCCTAACAGGTGCGCTGAACGGCTGGGTGGCGCCGAAGGACGTGATCCTCAAGGTTTGCGCGCTGCTCACGGTGAAGGGCGGCACGAACCGCGTGGTCGAGTACTTCGGCCCCGGTACGGCGTCGCTCTCGTGCACGGGCAAGGGCACGATCACGAACATGGGCGCCGAGCTCGGCGCCACGACCTCGATCTTCCCGTACGACGAGCGCATGGCGATCTACCTGAAGTCGACCGCGCGCGAAGAGCTCGCGGATCTCGCGACGCGCCATGCCGAGTTGTTACGGAGCGACCCCGAAGTCGAGCGCTCGCCCGAGAAGTTCTACGACGAGGTGATCGAGATTGATCTCTCGAAGCTCGAGCCGCACATCGTCGGCCCGCACACGCCGGACCTCGCGCGCGCGATCTCGCAGATGGGCGCGGACGTCGCGAAGAACGGCTACCCCGCGCAGCTCTCGTCGGCGCTGATCGGCTCGTGCACGAACTCGTCGTACGAGGATCTCTCGCGCGCGGCCGACGTCGCGCGGCAGGCCGCGGCGCGCGGCGTGAAGTCGAAGTGCACGCTGTGGGTCTCGCCGGGCTCGGAGCAGATTCACCTGACGATCAAGCGCGACGGCCAGATGACGGAGCTCGAGGAGATCGGCGCCACGGTGCTCGCGAACGCGTGCGGCCCGTGCATCGGCCAGTGGAAGCGCGACGACGTGGCGAAGGGCGAGGCCAACTCGATCCTCACCTCGTTCAACCGCAACTTCCCCGCGCGCAACGACTCGAACCCCGGCACGCTCGCGTTCATCGGCAGCCCCGAGATCGTCGTCGCCTACGCGCTCGCGGGCACGCTCGCGTTCGACCCGCAGAAGGACGAGCTCACCGCGAGCGACGGCACGAAGTTCAAGCTGAAGGCGCCGGCGCCCGCGCCCGAGATTCCGTCGCGCGGCTTCGTGATGAGCTTCGAGGGTTATCAGGCGCCGCCCGCGGATCGCAGCGGCGTGAACGTGGCGGTGGCGAAGGACTCGGAGCGCCTCGCCCTGCTCGAGCCGTTCGCGCCGTGGGACGGGAAGGATCTGGTGGACATGCCCGTGCTGATGAAGGCGAAGGGCAAGTGCACGACGGATCACATCAGCGCCGCCGGCCCGTGGCTGCGCTTCCGCGGCCACCTCGATCGCATCAGCGACAACCTCTTCATCGGCGCGATCAACGCGTTCACCGGCAAGACGGGCGAAGGCGTGAACGTGCTGACCGGCGCGACCGCGGCGTATCCGGCCGTCGCGCGCGACTACAAGGCGCGCGGCCTGAAATGGATCGCGATCGGCGACGAGAACTACGGCGAGGGCTCGTCGCGCGAGCACGCCGCGATGGAGCCGCGCCACCTCGGCGCCGGCGCCGTGCTCGTGCGGAGCTTCGCGCGCATCCACGAGACGAACTTGAAGAAGCAGGGCCTGCTCCCGCTCACCTTCGCGAACCCGAAGGACTACGAGAAGATCCAGGAGCGCGACCGCATCTCGATCAGCGGCCTCACCACGTTCACGCCGGGCGTTCCGCTCAAGGTGACGGTGAAGCACGCGGACGGAACCACGGACACGTTCGACGCGAAGCACACGTTCTCGGCCGAGCAGATCGCGTGGTTCAAGGCGGGCTCGGCGCTGAACATTCTGCGGAAGGGGAAGTAG